In one Candidatus Methylomirabilis sp. genomic region, the following are encoded:
- a CDS encoding class I SAM-dependent methyltransferase — protein MNEHEEILPGHGLQIDKMPGHWLLAQMGKRVLRPGGLELTHRMLDALNIAPTDRVVEFAPGLGVTAQLVLAKSPSGYTAVEADDAAAKRVQGYLKGDNQRCVVGQAEHSGLPDGSATVVYCEAMLSMKTPENKAKIIQEAKRLLTPGGRCGIHELSVVPDDIDSVTRDAINRALSQSIHVGVRPLTVSEWKALLQREGFIIKAQATTPMHLLEPSQMIRNEGLAGMARIAWNVLRNQAARQRVHAMRRVFRQYDRNLAAVMLVAEKGN, from the coding sequence ATGAATGAACATGAGGAAATCCTGCCGGGACACGGACTGCAAATTGATAAGATGCCGGGACACTGGCTGCTGGCGCAGATGGGAAAGCGGGTGTTGCGTCCCGGTGGCCTTGAATTAACGCACCGGATGCTGGACGCACTCAATATCGCGCCAACGGATAGGGTGGTCGAATTTGCGCCAGGGCTGGGTGTGACGGCGCAACTGGTGTTGGCGAAATCCCCGTCCGGCTACACCGCGGTAGAAGCCGACGATGCCGCCGCGAAACGAGTACAGGGCTATCTGAAAGGCGATAATCAGCGTTGTGTCGTCGGGCAGGCAGAACACTCAGGCTTACCGGACGGTAGCGCCACGGTGGTGTACTGCGAAGCGATGTTGAGCATGAAAACCCCTGAGAATAAGGCCAAGATTATTCAAGAGGCCAAGCGTTTACTGACGCCAGGCGGGCGTTGTGGCATCCATGAACTATCTGTGGTTCCTGACGACATCGATAGTGTCACCAGAGACGCCATCAACCGCGCGCTCTCGCAGTCCATTCATGTGGGGGTGCGTCCGCTGACCGTATCGGAATGGAAAGCGCTGCTGCAACGTGAAGGGTTCATTATCAAGGCGCAGGCCACCACCCCGATGCACCTGCTTGAACCGTCCCAGATGATCCGAAATGAAGGGCTGGCCGGGATGGCGCGGATCGCCTGGAATGTTCTGCGAAATCAGGCGGCGCGCCAGCGGGTGCATGCCATGCGGCGCGTATTCCGTCAGTACGACCGAAACCTTGCGGCTGTTATGCTGGTTGCTGAAAAGGGAAATTAA
- a CDS encoding radical SAM protein, translating to MNILLLSMPDSFEHMPTVTIRMPNAALTSLAGNIDPHHHVAVADLILVQRRVRETIERLVREINPDLLGLSVMTFQRKTARKIIDLVRSLSPDARVVVGGYDPSMATEAYTDISWGGVDFIVRGEGEITFRELLRAIENQSGYDRILGLSYRSGDRFSHNPDRPVNSLEDGEIRLSNRDARVLAGYTVLGRQVDVIETSRGCTFDCSFCSIIAMRGRNFHTYPLDRVIADIRDARNHGARAIFIVDDNVMLNVRRFEALCQAIIDAGLHDIDYTVQAMTSVIANHGEQLAPLMRQAGFRYVFLGIENILDEDLTFLRARRKNIKREDGHTAGNAAIKAIDFLHRHKIYVVGGLIIGNPNDTRASLEANIEFARAYIDWPYIQHPTPYPRTPMTKEFRDHGLIINERLEEYDGTTAIVRSEHLSAEEIEFRRWRADRWMKLRHLPAVFWHSPLFVLRNTPRMIAHTFRGSTLKSILGLEDPRQAFERYRAIRQAEREYL from the coding sequence ATGAACATCCTGCTGCTCTCCATGCCCGATTCATTCGAGCACATGCCGACGGTCACCATCCGGATGCCCAACGCCGCCCTCACGTCCCTCGCCGGCAATATCGATCCCCATCACCACGTTGCTGTAGCAGACCTGATTCTCGTCCAGCGGCGCGTCCGCGAGACCATCGAGCGTCTCGTGCGCGAGATCAACCCCGATCTGCTCGGGCTATCAGTGATGACCTTCCAGCGCAAGACCGCGAGGAAGATCATCGACCTCGTGCGTTCCCTCAGCCCCGATGCGCGCGTTGTCGTCGGCGGCTACGATCCGAGTATGGCCACAGAAGCATATACCGATATCTCTTGGGGTGGTGTTGACTTCATCGTGCGGGGCGAGGGCGAGATCACCTTTCGCGAGCTCCTGCGCGCCATCGAGAATCAGAGCGGGTACGATCGGATCTTGGGCCTATCGTACAGGAGCGGCGACCGCTTTTCTCACAATCCGGACCGGCCGGTCAACTCCCTTGAAGATGGCGAGATACGGCTGTCCAACCGCGACGCGAGGGTGCTGGCCGGGTACACCGTGCTCGGCCGGCAGGTCGATGTCATCGAAACATCACGCGGCTGCACGTTCGATTGCAGCTTCTGCTCGATTATCGCAATGCGCGGCCGCAATTTCCATACGTACCCGCTGGATCGGGTGATCGCGGACATCCGCGATGCACGCAACCACGGCGCGCGGGCGATCTTCATTGTCGATGACAATGTCATGCTCAATGTGCGGCGGTTCGAGGCGCTCTGCCAGGCCATCATCGATGCCGGGCTCCACGATATCGACTACACGGTGCAGGCCATGACCTCGGTCATCGCTAATCATGGCGAGCAACTCGCGCCGCTTATGCGCCAAGCCGGTTTCCGCTATGTCTTTCTCGGCATCGAGAACATCCTCGATGAGGACCTGACATTCCTACGTGCCCGCCGCAAAAATATCAAGCGCGAGGACGGTCACACGGCCGGCAATGCTGCGATCAAGGCGATCGACTTTCTGCACCGACATAAGATCTACGTGGTCGGCGGGCTGATCATCGGCAATCCAAACGATACCCGCGCCTCCCTCGAGGCCAACATCGAATTTGCCAGAGCGTATATTGACTGGCCGTACATCCAGCATCCGACACCGTATCCGCGCACGCCGATGACCAAGGAGTTTCGTGACCATGGGCTGATCATCAACGAACGGCTCGAAGAGTACGACGGCACGACCGCTATCGTACGAAGCGAGCACCTCTCGGCTGAGGAGATCGAGTTCAGGCGGTGGCGGGCCGACCGGTGGATGAAGCTTCGCCACCTGCCGGCCGTATTCTGGCACAGCCCACTCTTCGTGCTCCGCAATACGCCAAGGATGATCGCCCATACCTTTCGCGGCAGTACCCTCAAGTCGATCCTTGGTCTCGAAGACCCGCGCCAGGCCTTCGAGCGCTATCGCGCCATCCGCCAGGCCGAGCGCGAGTATCTGTGA